In a single window of the Dinghuibacter silviterrae genome:
- a CDS encoding FecR domain-containing protein — protein MDSRDTYNDFPWELIVSALEGSLTPEDELRFSQWLASSEANREKYRELSRLWKEGVTDYPVYAAADEVQAWEALQGKMPRTIPADRTITAGRVLPVGRWLAVAALLIVAVGAGWWYFAGKGTYQTAAGEHKDITLPDGSSVVLQPRTRLEQVNARTVRLVSGEARFMVIHHAEQPFKVDMDAAIVEDIGTTFTIDKTADSIAVTVSSGKIAFFQKKTGETRDIGEGGHFCLYTNPLRFDNAPLSQVLAALEQRTGRTIRMDDTSYLQKKLTVNLEGETLANALQVICVSLNLDYTEKDGVIILSPKK, from the coding sequence ATGGATTCCCGCGATACATATAATGACTTTCCCTGGGAGCTGATCGTATCGGCCCTGGAGGGTTCGTTGACGCCCGAAGACGAGCTGCGGTTCAGCCAGTGGCTGGCCTCTTCCGAAGCGAACCGGGAGAAGTACAGGGAGCTGTCGCGTCTTTGGAAGGAGGGGGTGACGGACTATCCCGTGTATGCCGCGGCGGATGAAGTCCAGGCTTGGGAAGCCCTGCAAGGGAAAATGCCCCGCACGATCCCCGCAGACCGCACCATCACGGCGGGCCGTGTCCTCCCCGTAGGCCGGTGGTTGGCGGTGGCAGCCCTGCTGATCGTGGCTGTGGGCGCCGGGTGGTGGTATTTTGCGGGGAAGGGCACTTACCAAACCGCCGCAGGCGAGCACAAGGACATTACGCTGCCGGATGGCTCTTCCGTTGTCTTGCAACCCCGGACGCGGCTCGAACAGGTAAACGCAAGAACGGTTCGACTGGTCAGCGGCGAGGCGCGCTTTATGGTGATCCACCATGCGGAACAGCCTTTCAAGGTGGACATGGACGCGGCGATCGTCGAGGATATTGGAACCACCTTCACCATTGATAAAACCGCGGACAGCATAGCAGTAACAGTGTCTTCGGGCAAGATCGCCTTCTTTCAGAAAAAGACCGGGGAGACCCGGGACATCGGCGAAGGCGGTCACTTTTGTTTGTACACCAACCCCCTGAGGTTTGACAATGCACCGCTGTCACAGGTGCTCGCCGCCCTTGAACAACGTACCGGCCGGACAATCCGGATGGACGATACGTCGTACTTGCAAAAAAAGCTCACAGTCAACCTGGAAGGAGAAACCCTGGCAAACGCGTTACAGGTGATCTGTGTATCGCTCAACCTCGATTATACCGAAAAGGACGGGGTCATTATCCTCAGCCCAAAGAAATGA